In Phocoena phocoena chromosome 19, mPhoPho1.1, whole genome shotgun sequence, a genomic segment contains:
- the KCNJ16 gene encoding inward rectifier potassium channel 16: MSYYGSSYPIVNVDPKYPGYPQEHVLAEKRRARRRLLHKDGSCNVYFKHIFGEWGSYVVDIFTTLVDTKWRHMFVIFSLSYILSWLIFGSIFWLIAFHHGDLLNDPDITPCVDNVHSFTGAFLFSLETQTTIGYGSRCVTEECSAAVLMVILQSILSSIINTFIIGAALAKMATARKRAQTIRFSYFALIGMRDGKLCLMWRIGEFRPNHVVEGTVRAQLLRYTEDSDGRMTMAFKDLKLVNDQIILVTPVTIVHEIDHESPLYALDRKAVAKDNFEILVTFIYTGDSTGTSHQSRSSYVPREILWGHRFNDVLEVKRKYYKVNCLQFEGSVEVYAPFCSAKQLDWKDQQIHNMGKGPPAQGPGTSDTNVRRRSFSAVAIVSSCENPEEATTSATDQCKEAPYQKALLTLNRISVESQM, encoded by the coding sequence ATGAGCTATTACGGCAGCAGCTACCCGATCGTGAACGTGGACCCCAAATACCCAGGCTACCCCCAGGAGCACGTTCTAGCCGAGAAGCGAAGAGCACGGAGGCGTCTCCTCCATAAAGACGGCAGCTGTAACGTGTACTTCAAGCACATTTTTGGAGAATGGGGCAGCTACGTGGTGGACATCTTCACCACCCTCGTGGACACCAAGTGGCGCCATATGTTTGTGATATTCTCGTTATCTTACATTCTCTCCTGGTTGATATTTGGCTCTATCTTTTGGCTGATAGCCTTTCATCACGGAGACCTGTTGAACGATCCCGACATCACGCCTTGTGTGGACAACGTCCATTCCTTCACGGGGGCGTTTTTATTCTCCCTGGAGACCCAGACCACCATCGGGTACGGCTCCCGCTGTGTCACCGAGGAATGTTCTGCGGCCGTGCTCATGGTGATCCTTCAGTCCATCTTAAGCAGCATTATAAACACCTTCATCATTGGGGCTGCCTTGGCCAAAATGGCAACCgccaggaagagagcccagaCCATTCGGTTCAGCTACTTCGCCCTCATCGGCATGAGAGATGGGAAACTTTGCCTCATGTGGCGCATCGGTGAATTCCGCCCCAACCACGTGGTAGAAGGCACGGTCAGGGCCCAGCTTCTCCGCTACACAGAAGACAGCGACGGGCGGATGACGATGGCATTTAAGGACCTAAAGTTAGTCAATGACCAGATCATCCTTGTCACACCAGTAACGATCGTTCATGAAATCGACCATGAGAGCCCTCTGTATGCCCTTGACCGAAAAGCCGTGGCCAAAGATAACTTCGAGATTTTGGTGACATTTATCTATACTGGCGACTCTACCGGGACTTCTCACCAATCCAGGAGTTCCTACGTTCCCCGAGAAATTCTCTGGGGCCATAGGTTTAATGATGTCTTGGAAGTGAAGAGAAAGTATTACAAAGTGAACTGCTTGCAGTTCGAGGGCAGCGTGGAAGTCTATGCTCCCTTTTGCAGCGCCAAGCAACTGGACTGGAAGGACCAGCAGATCCACAACATGGGAAAAGGCCCGCCAGCCCAAGGACCCGGCACATCAGACACCAATGTCAGAAGAAGGTCATTTAGCGCCGTTGCCATCGTCAGCAGCTGTGAAAACCCAGAGGAGGCCACCACCTCTGCCACGGATCAGTGTAAGGAAGCACCTTATCAGAAAGCTCTCCTGACTTTGAATAGGATCTCTGTAGAATCCCAAATGTAG